Proteins encoded by one window of Mesorhizobium sp. INR15:
- a CDS encoding PhzF family phenazine biosynthesis protein, whose translation MQPRNYLLYDVFTRDRLAGNPLAVVLDSKGLDTAAMQAIAREFNLSESVFVLPPDNPKHRARIRIFTPDYEMPFAGHPTVGSAVALAELAQEGDAGIFVLEENIGPVRCAVSKHDGATFAEFDLAKLPEQLELAADPVRIGAALGLAPHEIGFENHQVSFWSAGVPYVTIPVADLEVAARIKLDNQAWSELAPRKSEWAFASPYVYCRQTVNHESAFHVRMIVPGTPSYEDPATGSAAAAFAGAIMHFDRPMDGVSQLWIEQGLEMGRPSRIRLELTAEAGKLASARIGGNAVKVAEGKLFV comes from the coding sequence ATGCAGCCACGCAATTATTTGCTCTACGACGTGTTTACCCGCGACCGGCTGGCCGGCAATCCGCTGGCTGTCGTGCTGGACAGCAAGGGCCTGGACACGGCCGCGATGCAGGCAATCGCACGCGAGTTCAACCTGTCCGAATCGGTGTTCGTGCTGCCGCCGGACAATCCCAAGCACCGCGCAAGAATCCGGATCTTCACGCCCGATTACGAGATGCCGTTCGCCGGCCATCCGACTGTCGGCTCGGCGGTCGCACTCGCCGAACTGGCGCAGGAGGGCGATGCAGGGATATTCGTGCTAGAGGAGAACATCGGGCCGGTGCGTTGCGCTGTCAGCAAGCACGATGGCGCGACCTTTGCCGAATTCGACCTGGCGAAACTGCCGGAGCAACTGGAACTGGCCGCCGACCCGGTGCGAATCGGCGCTGCGCTCGGGCTCGCGCCGCACGAGATCGGTTTCGAGAATCATCAGGTATCGTTCTGGTCGGCCGGCGTACCCTATGTGACCATACCCGTTGCCGACCTCGAGGTTGCCGCGCGCATCAAGCTGGACAACCAGGCGTGGTCGGAACTTGCGCCGCGCAAGAGCGAATGGGCCTTCGCCAGCCCCTATGTCTATTGCCGCCAGACGGTGAATCACGAGAGCGCCTTCCACGTGCGCATGATCGTGCCGGGCACCCCTTCCTATGAAGATCCGGCCACCGGTTCGGCGGCGGCGGCCTTTGCCGGCGCGATCATGCATTTCGATCGCCCCATGGACGGTGTGTCGCAGCTTTGGATCGAGCAGGGGTTGGAGATGGGCCGGCCGTCGCGAATCCGCCTCGAATTGACCGCTGAAGCCGGAAAACTGGCCTCCGCGCGCATCGGCGGCAACGCCGTGAAGGTGGCCGAAGGCAAGCTTTTCGTTTGA
- a CDS encoding DUF417 family protein, with the protein MLREFNIAEKGVGSYWSLAILRWVMVLIFVSFGIQKFTPQSAQGIALFISNSPFVSWLQIFGIRGEAYLLGCVELVTAALLAFGSFVPILSALGALIGVGTFLITWSFFFTTPGVVVWSISTDPIAWTLAGEFLYKDIVLLCVCLVLFLNSLPTALIRLREK; encoded by the coding sequence ATGCTTAGAGAGTTCAATATCGCTGAGAAAGGCGTCGGCTCCTATTGGTCGCTAGCCATTCTCAGGTGGGTAATGGTGCTGATTTTCGTGTCGTTCGGGATCCAGAAATTCACACCGCAGTCAGCGCAAGGAATCGCTCTGTTCATCTCCAACAGTCCGTTCGTTTCCTGGCTCCAGATTTTTGGAATTAGGGGCGAGGCCTATCTTCTGGGCTGCGTCGAGTTGGTGACGGCCGCTCTTTTGGCTTTCGGTTCTTTTGTGCCCATCCTGTCTGCCTTGGGCGCATTGATCGGGGTCGGTACGTTTCTGATCACCTGGTCGTTTTTCTTTACGACCCCTGGGGTCGTAGTATGGAGCATTTCCACCGATCCCATTGCGTGGACTCTGGCTGGAGAGTTTCTATACAAGGACATAGTGCTTCTCTGTGTTTGCCTGGTTTTGTTTCTCAACTCTCTTCCAACGGCCTTGATTCGCCTTCGAGAGAAATAG
- the cobT gene encoding nicotinate-nucleotide--dimethylbenzimidazole phosphoribosyltransferase, giving the protein MPFKSLDELRAACLDLPTGSDTAANAVARRQDTLTKPQGSLGRLETIAAWLARWQGRDMPKLDRVKVFVFAGNHGVTAQGVSAFPSEVTVQMVANFAGGGAAINQLARIAGAELDVIPLDLDHPTGDFTQVPAMDDEAFLTAVSAGYDAVTKDLDLICFGEMGIGNTTPAAAISAALFGGGAEKWTGRGTGVDDAGLKRKVVAIEAGLKRHAQALADPLAIAAALGGRELAAIFGATLAARHHGIPVLLDGFVCTAAAAPLAKLHPTGLAHTIAAHVSAESGHRGLLEALGMPPLLDLGMRLGEGSGACLAVNVVRSALECHAHMASFAEAGVSEK; this is encoded by the coding sequence ATGCCATTCAAATCGCTCGATGAATTGCGCGCCGCCTGCCTCGATTTGCCCACAGGCAGCGACACCGCCGCCAATGCGGTCGCCCGCCGTCAGGACACGCTGACCAAGCCGCAAGGCAGCCTCGGCCGGCTGGAAACCATCGCCGCATGGCTGGCGCGCTGGCAGGGCCGCGACATGCCAAAACTCGACCGCGTGAAAGTCTTCGTCTTTGCCGGCAACCACGGCGTTACCGCGCAAGGCGTGTCGGCCTTCCCGTCGGAAGTCACGGTGCAGATGGTGGCGAATTTCGCCGGCGGTGGCGCCGCCATCAACCAGCTTGCCCGCATTGCCGGCGCCGAACTCGACGTCATCCCGCTCGACCTCGATCATCCCACAGGCGACTTCACGCAAGTGCCGGCGATGGACGACGAGGCGTTCCTGACAGCCGTCTCAGCCGGCTACGACGCGGTGACGAAAGACCTCGATCTCATCTGCTTCGGCGAAATGGGCATTGGCAACACGACGCCGGCGGCGGCCATATCGGCCGCCTTGTTTGGCGGCGGAGCGGAAAAATGGACTGGACGCGGCACAGGCGTCGACGACGCCGGCCTGAAGCGCAAGGTGGTCGCAATCGAGGCAGGCCTAAAGCGCCACGCGCAGGCTCTCGCCGATCCGCTTGCTATCGCCGCCGCGCTTGGCGGACGCGAACTCGCCGCCATCTTCGGCGCGACGCTGGCCGCGCGCCACCATGGCATACCGGTGCTGCTCGACGGCTTCGTCTGCACAGCGGCTGCCGCCCCACTGGCCAAGCTGCACCCGACCGGCCTCGCCCACACGATCGCGGCGCACGTCTCCGCCGAATCGGGGCATCGTGGCCTGCTCGAAGCCCTCGGCATGCCACCGCTGCTCGACCTCGGCATGCGTCTCGGCGAAGGCTCCGGCGCCTGCCTCGCCGTCAATGTCGTGCGCTCCGCGCTGGAGTGCCACGCCCACATGGCGAGCTTTGCCGAGGCCGGCGTTTCGGAGAAGTAG
- a CDS encoding adenosylcobinamide-GDP ribazoletransferase, whose protein sequence is MNTLPSPRQLLDDIALCLVFFTRLPLPIFDFRGRTLAEAIWAAPVVGLAVGLIGAIVFATAERFGVAMAPAAALALAATMLVTGCLHEDGLSDVADGFGGGKNRGRKLEIMRDSRIGAYGAAALGLSLLLRWSVISQFTEPTQALFGLVAAHAASRGLLGAFMHLLPSARIDGLSADAGTVSKRTAIAGAAIGAVSLLLLGPGGAVCAAILIGLVFVGFRALCLNQIDGQTGDTIGALQQLAEITVLLVASVALS, encoded by the coding sequence ATGAACACCCTCCCTTCCCCGCGCCAGCTGCTCGACGACATCGCGCTGTGCCTTGTCTTCTTCACCCGGTTGCCGCTGCCGATCTTTGATTTTCGCGGCAGAACCCTTGCCGAGGCGATCTGGGCCGCTCCGGTCGTTGGCCTTGCGGTCGGTTTGATCGGCGCGATCGTCTTTGCCACGGCGGAACGATTTGGCGTCGCCATGGCGCCGGCGGCGGCACTTGCGCTGGCCGCAACCATGCTCGTCACCGGTTGCCTGCATGAGGATGGGCTTTCCGACGTCGCCGACGGCTTTGGCGGCGGCAAGAACAGGGGCCGCAAACTCGAAATCATGCGCGACAGCCGCATCGGCGCCTATGGCGCCGCCGCACTCGGCCTGTCGCTGCTGTTGCGCTGGAGTGTCATTTCGCAATTCACCGAGCCGACGCAGGCGCTGTTCGGCCTTGTCGCCGCGCATGCCGCCTCGCGCGGCCTGCTCGGCGCTTTCATGCATCTGCTGCCATCAGCTCGCATTGACGGCCTCTCGGCCGATGCCGGCACAGTCTCAAAACGGACCGCGATTGCCGGCGCGGCAATTGGCGCTGTGTCGCTGCTCCTGCTGGGACCGGGCGGCGCTGTCTGCGCCGCCATCCTGATCGGCCTTGTCTTCGTCGGCTTCCGTGCGCTTTGCCTCAATCAGATCGACGGCCAGACCGGGGATACGATCGGCGCCTTGCAGCAACTGGCCGAAATCACAGTGCTTCTCGTCGCTTCCGTTGCCCTTTCCTGA
- a CDS encoding cobyrinate a,c-diamide synthase: MTARAIIIGAPRSGSGKTSVTIGILRALTRRGLKVRGAKSGPDYIDPGFHTAATGLSGVNLDSWAMPPSLLNALAAQAADDTDFVILESAMGLFDGIPAAPGRTGSAADLARLYGLPVLLVLDVSGQSTTAAAVAKGFATYDPDVRMAGVVLNRLGSERHRRLSGDAIEAIGLPVVGAILRDPSLNLPERHLGLVQAGEYDDLMAHLDRLADMAEKSLDLDAIIRLATPLTPAAGDFTDALPPPGQRIALAEDAAFTFLYPHVAAYWRKAGADIVAFSPLADEAPNESCDVCWLPGGYPELHAGRLAAARNFQAGMARFAAKKPIHGECGGFMVLGEALEDAAGETHRMLGLLGHSTSFARRKMNLGYREARLRADCPLGSQGALIRGHEFHYAQMTASGNDEPLADLADGQGTPIGASGYRRGHVSGTFFHAIARGE; this comes from the coding sequence ATGACCGCCCGCGCCATCATCATCGGCGCGCCGCGCTCCGGCTCCGGCAAGACCAGCGTCACCATCGGCATCCTGCGCGCGCTGACCCGGCGCGGCCTGAAGGTGCGCGGCGCCAAGTCCGGCCCCGACTATATCGATCCCGGCTTTCACACGGCAGCCACCGGCCTCTCCGGCGTCAATCTCGACAGCTGGGCGATGCCGCCGTCGCTGCTCAACGCGTTGGCCGCGCAAGCCGCCGACGATACCGACTTCGTCATCCTCGAAAGCGCCATGGGCCTGTTCGACGGGATACCGGCAGCACCCGGCCGAACAGGCTCAGCCGCCGATCTCGCCCGGCTCTACGGCCTCCCGGTCCTGCTGGTGCTCGACGTCTCCGGCCAATCGACCACGGCAGCCGCTGTTGCCAAGGGCTTTGCCACCTATGATCCTGACGTGCGCATGGCCGGCGTGGTGCTCAACCGGCTCGGTAGCGAACGCCATCGCCGCCTGTCGGGCGACGCCATCGAGGCGATCGGCCTGCCAGTGGTCGGCGCGATCCTGCGCGATCCCAGTTTGAACCTGCCTGAACGCCATCTCGGCCTGGTCCAGGCCGGCGAATATGATGACCTGATGGCGCATCTCGACCGGCTGGCCGACATGGCCGAAAAATCGCTCGATCTCGACGCGATCATCCGGCTGGCAACGCCTCTCACCCCTGCAGCGGGCGATTTCACTGACGCCTTGCCGCCACCCGGCCAGCGCATCGCGCTGGCCGAGGATGCGGCGTTCACCTTCCTCTATCCGCATGTCGCCGCCTATTGGCGCAAGGCTGGCGCGGACATCGTTGCCTTCTCGCCGCTTGCCGATGAAGCACCTAATGAGAGTTGCGACGTCTGCTGGCTGCCGGGCGGCTATCCCGAGCTTCATGCCGGCCGCCTTGCCGCGGCCAGGAATTTCCAAGCAGGCATGGCGCGTTTCGCCGCCAAAAAACCCATCCATGGTGAGTGCGGGGGCTTCATGGTGCTTGGCGAAGCGCTGGAAGATGCAGCCGGCGAGACGCACAGGATGCTCGGCCTGCTTGGTCACTCAACCAGCTTTGCCCGGCGCAAGATGAACCTCGGCTATCGCGAGGCGCGACTACGCGCCGATTGCCCATTGGGTTCGCAAGGCGCGCTGATCCGTGGCCACGAATTCCACTATGCGCAAATGACAGCAAGCGGCAATGACGAGCCATTGGCCGATCTCGCCGATGGCCAGGGCACGCCCATCGGCGCTTCCGGCTACCGGCGCGGCCACGTCAGCGGCACCTTCTTCCACGCCATCGCGAGGGGCGAATGA
- the cobA gene encoding uroporphyrinogen-III C-methyltransferase — translation MSGNAKNNSGNTALEQALARLNFKPQTLEPGHVWLAGAGPGDPGCLTLEVLAALTEADALVYDALVSPDVVAVAADAELFYAGKRGGKPSMKQDDITALLVRLAREGRRVVRLKGGDPYMFGRGGEEALALARETIPFRVLPGLTSGLSALAATGIPATMRGINKAVILATGHAAGTDDDLDWAAIARTGQPVVIYMGMANLPLIAGSLLEGGLAPSTPAAVIVAATTPQERIVVATLATIAEEAAAAGLASPALIVVGGIVAMRAALAGNS, via the coding sequence GTGAGCGGCAACGCCAAAAACAACAGCGGCAACACCGCGCTCGAACAGGCGCTGGCGCGGCTGAATTTCAAGCCCCAGACGCTTGAGCCCGGCCATGTCTGGCTGGCCGGCGCCGGCCCAGGCGATCCCGGCTGCCTGACGCTGGAAGTGCTGGCGGCGCTGACCGAGGCCGATGCTTTGGTCTACGATGCGCTGGTTTCGCCTGATGTCGTCGCGGTGGCTGCCGATGCCGAGCTGTTCTACGCCGGCAAGCGCGGCGGAAAGCCGTCGATGAAGCAGGACGATATCACCGCGTTGCTGGTTCGGCTGGCGCGTGAAGGCCGCCGTGTGGTCAGGCTGAAGGGCGGCGATCCCTATATGTTTGGCCGTGGAGGCGAAGAAGCGCTGGCGCTGGCGCGCGAAACCATCCCGTTCCGCGTCCTGCCGGGCCTGACGTCCGGCCTCAGTGCGCTGGCCGCCACCGGCATTCCCGCCACCATGCGCGGCATCAACAAGGCGGTGATCCTGGCCACCGGTCATGCCGCCGGCACCGATGATGATTTGGATTGGGCGGCGATCGCCCGCACCGGGCAACCGGTCGTCATCTACATGGGCATGGCCAATCTGCCCTTGATCGCCGGCTCGCTGCTTGAAGGCGGGCTCGCGCCATCAACGCCAGCAGCGGTGATTGTTGCCGCGACAACGCCGCAGGAGCGCATCGTTGTCGCGACACTCGCCACCATTGCCGAAGAAGCAGCGGCGGCAGGGCTGGCGTCGCCGGCGCTGATCGTCGTCGGCGGCATCGTCGCCATGCGCGCGGCGTTGGCAGGCAATTCATGA
- the cobM gene encoding precorrin-4 C(11)-methyltransferase, with the protein MTVHFIGAGPGAADLITLRGSRLLASCPVCLHAGSIVAPELLQHCAPGTKLIDTAPMSLDEIEAEYVAAHKAGQDVARLHSGDLSVWSAVAEQIRRLDKHGIPYTLTPGVPSFAAAAAALRRELTIPEVAQSLVLTRISGRASKMPPGETLGGFGRTGATLAIHLAIHAIDRVVAELTPCYGGDCPVAVVFRASWPDERVLTGTLATIEALLAADPMERTAIIFVGRSLAAEDFGESSLYDAHYQRRFRGRDGL; encoded by the coding sequence ATGACCGTCCATTTCATCGGCGCCGGTCCGGGCGCCGCCGATCTCATCACGCTGCGCGGCAGCCGGCTGCTGGCAAGCTGCCCGGTGTGCCTCCACGCCGGCTCGATCGTCGCGCCTGAGCTTTTGCAGCACTGCGCACCGGGAACGAAACTCATCGACACCGCACCGATGTCGCTCGACGAGATCGAGGCCGAATATGTCGCCGCTCACAAGGCCGGCCAAGACGTCGCCCGCCTGCATTCCGGCGACTTGTCGGTATGGAGCGCCGTTGCCGAGCAGATCCGCCGGCTGGACAAGCATGGCATCCCCTACACGCTGACGCCGGGCGTGCCCTCTTTCGCCGCCGCGGCGGCAGCACTTCGCCGCGAGTTGACCATTCCTGAGGTGGCCCAGAGCCTGGTGCTGACCCGCATCTCAGGCCGCGCCTCGAAGATGCCGCCCGGTGAAACGCTGGGCGGCTTCGGCCGCACCGGTGCGACACTCGCCATCCATCTTGCCATCCACGCCATCGACCGTGTCGTCGCGGAACTGACGCCCTGCTACGGCGGCGATTGTCCGGTCGCGGTCGTCTTCCGCGCCTCATGGCCGGATGAGCGCGTGCTGACCGGCACGCTGGCGACGATCGAGGCGCTGCTCGCCGCCGATCCGATGGAGCGCACCGCGATCATCTTTGTCGGCCGTTCGCTGGCGGCGGAGGATTTCGGCGAGAGTTCACTTTACGACGCCCACTATCAGCGGCGTTTTCGCGGACGGGATGGATTGTGA
- a CDS encoding cobalamin biosynthesis protein, whose protein sequence is MMVAGIGSRKGVSVEDVLAAIETTLEAHGLAMTALSALATVTLKQDEEAILAAGRALNLPVIVADEAALKSVSDETFSQSDLSQALAGTPSASEAAALAVAGKGATLLGPRTVLGAVTCAIAISGDAE, encoded by the coding sequence ATGATGGTCGCGGGCATCGGCAGCCGCAAAGGCGTCAGCGTCGAGGACGTACTTGCCGCGATCGAGACCACGCTCGAAGCGCATGGCCTCGCGATGACAGCGCTTTCTGCCCTCGCCACGGTGACACTGAAGCAGGACGAAGAGGCGATCCTGGCGGCTGGGCGCGCCCTGAACCTTCCGGTCATTGTCGCCGACGAAGCCGCGCTCAAGTCGGTCTCGGACGAGACATTCAGCCAGTCCGATCTGTCGCAGGCACTGGCCGGGACGCCGTCGGCTTCCGAAGCGGCCGCTCTCGCCGTTGCCGGCAAAGGGGCGACACTGCTCGGCCCTCGCACCGTGCTCGGCGCGGTCACCTGCGCCATCGCCATCAGCGGAGATGCCGAATGA
- the cbiE gene encoding precorrin-6y C5,15-methyltransferase (decarboxylating) subunit CbiE, giving the protein MPAEGPRSARHTSKWLTVIGIGEDGLAGLGDEAKQLITSAEFIFGGKRHLALVAAFAKGEARAWPVPFDAEMNDVLALAGRRVCVLASGDPFFHGVGATLARKVSVDDMHVIPSPSAFSLAASRLGWPLQDVEAISLHGRPLDLIRPLLHPSTRILALTSDAQAPAAIARLLSETGFGASRLTVLEALGGPSEDLRSTEANAFDLENINPLNVVAIEVDSVPDARVLPLASGIADHLFEHDGQITKREIRAVTLSALAPKRGELLWDIGAGSGSIGIEWMLAHPSMRAIAIEPDATRAARIHRNATAGGVPGLIIVEGSAPEALAGLDPPNAIFIGGGGSDDGVLDAAINALPAGGRLVANAVTLEMEVLLLARHASLGGDLTRIAISRASPVGSMQAWRPAMPVTQWSWVKP; this is encoded by the coding sequence ATGCCTGCTGAGGGTCCGCGCAGCGCCAGACACACGTCGAAATGGCTGACGGTTATCGGCATCGGCGAAGACGGTTTAGCCGGTCTCGGCGACGAGGCCAAGCAGCTGATCACCAGCGCTGAATTCATCTTCGGCGGCAAGCGTCACCTCGCCCTTGTAGCGGCCTTCGCCAAGGGTGAGGCCCGTGCCTGGCCGGTTCCCTTCGATGCCGAGATGAATGACGTGCTGGCGCTGGCTGGCCGGCGCGTCTGCGTGCTCGCCTCTGGCGATCCCTTCTTCCATGGTGTCGGCGCCACCCTCGCCCGCAAGGTTTCGGTCGACGACATGCATGTCATCCCATCGCCCTCGGCCTTCTCGTTGGCGGCATCGCGCCTCGGCTGGCCGCTGCAGGATGTCGAGGCGATCTCCTTGCATGGTCGTCCGCTCGACCTGATCCGGCCGCTGCTGCATCCCTCGACCCGCATCCTCGCGCTGACGTCCGATGCGCAAGCACCCGCGGCAATCGCGCGCCTGCTGAGCGAAACCGGCTTCGGCGCTTCGCGGCTGACCGTTCTGGAAGCACTGGGCGGTCCGAGTGAAGACCTTCGCTCGACTGAAGCCAATGCCTTCGACCTCGAAAACATCAATCCACTCAATGTGGTGGCGATCGAAGTTGATTCCGTGCCCGATGCCCGCGTCCTGCCCTTGGCATCAGGTATCGCCGACCATCTGTTCGAGCATGACGGCCAGATCACCAAGCGCGAAATCCGCGCCGTCACCTTGTCGGCGCTGGCGCCAAAGCGCGGCGAACTGTTGTGGGATATCGGCGCCGGCTCTGGTTCCATCGGCATCGAATGGATGCTGGCCCACCCGTCGATGCGTGCGATCGCCATTGAGCCGGATGCAACGCGCGCTGCCCGCATCCATCGCAACGCAACCGCCGGCGGCGTTCCGGGCCTGATTATTGTCGAAGGATCCGCCCCTGAGGCCCTTGCCGGGCTGGACCCGCCCAACGCGATCTTCATCGGTGGCGGCGGCAGTGACGACGGCGTGCTCGACGCTGCCATCAATGCTTTGCCAGCCGGTGGCAGGCTGGTCGCCAATGCGGTGACGCTTGAGATGGAAGTGCTGCTTCTCGCCCGCCACGCATCGCTCGGCGGCGACCTCACCCGCATCGCCATATCCCGCGCCTCCCCGGTCGGTTCGATGCAGGCGTGGCGCCCGGCGATGCCGGTTACGCAATGGTCGTGGGTAAAGCCATGA
- a CDS encoding cobalt-precorrin-6A reductase encodes MTHRILILGGTTEARQLAGKLDARADLSVTLSLAGRTENPVAQGVPIRSGGFGGADGLAVYLKENGTDLLIDATHPYAARISANASQAAHQAGVAMLALRRPGWEPVEGDRWTVVDSVADAVRALGATARHAFLALGRQEVAAFEAAPQHHYLIRSVDPVEPKLRVADAEYLLARGPFREADERVLLEHRGIDVVVSKNSGGEATYGKIAVARALGIEVVMVRRPTLPDVPSAETIEALAAMVDHVLEPEIERGV; translated from the coding sequence ATGACCCACCGAATTCTGATCCTTGGCGGAACCACCGAAGCCCGGCAACTGGCGGGTAAGCTTGATGCTCGCGCCGATCTGTCGGTCACGCTCTCGCTGGCCGGCCGCACTGAAAATCCGGTTGCGCAAGGCGTGCCGATCCGCTCGGGCGGTTTTGGCGGCGCGGACGGGCTCGCCGTCTATCTCAAGGAAAACGGCACCGATCTGCTGATAGACGCCACCCATCCCTACGCGGCGCGGATTTCCGCCAACGCGTCGCAAGCGGCGCATCAGGCAGGCGTTGCGATGCTTGCGTTGCGCCGTCCGGGCTGGGAGCCTGTCGAAGGCGATCGCTGGACAGTGGTCGATAGCGTGGCCGATGCGGTTCGGGCTCTCGGAGCAACGGCGCGCCACGCCTTCCTGGCGCTGGGCCGGCAAGAGGTCGCGGCTTTCGAAGCCGCGCCCCAGCACCACTATCTCATCCGCAGTGTCGATCCGGTCGAGCCGAAGCTTAGGGTTGCTGACGCCGAATATCTGTTGGCGCGCGGCCCGTTCCGGGAAGCTGATGAACGCGTTTTGCTCGAACACCGGGGCATCGACGTCGTCGTGTCCAAGAACAGTGGCGGCGAGGCTACTTACGGGAAGATCGCGGTGGCGCGGGCGCTCGGCATCGAGGTGGTCATGGTCCGCAGGCCGACCCTGCCGGACGTTCCCTCGGCTGAAACCATCGAAGCGCTCGCCGCCATGGTCGATCATGTTCTGGAGCCTGAGATCGAACGCGGCGTGTAG
- a CDS encoding precorrin-3B C(17)-methyltransferase, which translates to MSGRLTVIGLGPGNADQVTPEASHAVEQAKFFYGYKPYLDRLELRADQTRVASDNREELARSKDALVKAAEGHDVAVVSGGDPGVFAMAAAVCEAIEAGPAKWRAVDVAVVPGITAMLAVAARIGAPLGHDFCAISLSDNLKPWELIELRLLAAAGAGFVIALYNPISKARPWQLGRAFECLTAILPGTTPVIFGRAAGRPDERIEVYLLADVDAQKADMATCIIIGSPETRIIRRGDMPSLVYTPRSISGSRT; encoded by the coding sequence ATGAGCGGCCGTCTCACCGTCATCGGCCTTGGGCCAGGCAACGCCGATCAGGTGACGCCGGAGGCCAGCCACGCCGTGGAGCAGGCGAAATTCTTCTACGGCTACAAGCCCTATCTCGACCGGCTCGAATTGCGCGCCGACCAGACCCGCGTTGCCTCGGACAATCGCGAAGAACTTGCCCGCTCCAAGGATGCGCTGGTGAAGGCCGCCGAAGGCCATGATGTCGCCGTCGTCTCCGGCGGCGACCCAGGCGTCTTCGCGATGGCTGCGGCTGTCTGCGAGGCGATCGAGGCCGGCCCGGCCAAATGGCGCGCGGTCGACGTCGCTGTGGTGCCCGGCATCACCGCGATGCTGGCCGTTGCCGCCCGCATCGGCGCGCCGCTCGGCCATGATTTCTGCGCCATCTCGCTGTCCGACAATCTGAAGCCGTGGGAGTTGATCGAGCTGCGCCTGCTGGCGGCGGCTGGCGCCGGTTTCGTCATCGCGCTCTACAACCCGATCAGCAAGGCTCGGCCGTGGCAGTTGGGCCGCGCCTTCGAGTGCCTGACCGCCATCCTGCCGGGCACCACGCCGGTGATTTTCGGCCGCGCCGCAGGCCGGCCGGATGAGCGTATCGAGGTCTATCTGCTGGCCGATGTCGACGCGCAAAAGGCCGATATGGCCACCTGCATCATCATCGGCTCGCCGGAAACCCGGATCATCCGGCGCGGCGACATGCCGTCACTGGTCTACACGCCGCGTTCGATCTCAGGCTCCAGAACATGA
- a CDS encoding precorrin-2 C(20)-methyltransferase, with the protein MLAKGRLVGVGTGPGDPELLTLKAARALAEADVVAYFAKRGNNSNARAIVEARFRPDMMELPLLYPVTTEIDKDHDDYRSQITGFYEESAERVAEHLDAGRMVAVLSEGDPLFYGSYMHLHVRLAHRFPTEVIPGVTAMSGCWSQTGLPIVQGDDVLTVLPGTMSEFELTRRLADTDAAVIMKVGRNLPKIRRALEATGKLTRAVYVERGTMAGSVSMKLTDKQDDKAPYFAIVLVAGWSGRPGASGAQA; encoded by the coding sequence ATGTTGGCAAAAGGACGGCTTGTCGGCGTCGGCACCGGTCCCGGCGATCCCGAACTGTTGACGCTGAAGGCGGCCCGGGCGCTGGCGGAAGCCGATGTCGTGGCCTATTTCGCCAAGCGCGGCAACAACAGCAACGCGCGCGCCATCGTCGAAGCGCGCTTTCGCCCTGACATGATGGAACTGCCGCTGCTCTATCCCGTCACCACCGAAATCGACAAGGATCACGACGACTACCGGTCGCAGATCACCGGCTTCTACGAAGAGTCCGCCGAAAGGGTCGCCGAACATCTCGATGCCGGGCGCATGGTTGCCGTCCTGTCGGAAGGCGACCCGCTGTTTTACGGTTCCTACATGCACCTGCATGTGCGCCTGGCGCACCGTTTTCCGACCGAGGTTATCCCAGGCGTCACCGCCATGTCGGGCTGCTGGTCGCAGACCGGACTGCCGATCGTCCAGGGCGACGATGTGCTGACGGTGCTGCCCGGCACGATGAGCGAATTCGAACTGACGCGCCGGCTTGCCGACACCGATGCCGCCGTCATCATGAAGGTTGGCCGGAACCTGCCCAAGATCAGGCGGGCGCTTGAGGCCACCGGCAAACTGACGCGCGCCGTCTATGTCGAACGCGGCACCATGGCTGGAAGCGTCTCGATGAAGCTAACCGACAAGCAGGACGACAAGGCGCCCTATTTCGCCATCGTGCTGGTCGCCGGCTGGTCCGGCCGGCCTGGCGCATCGGGAGCACAAGCATGA